A single window of Lynx canadensis isolate LIC74 chromosome C2, mLynCan4.pri.v2, whole genome shotgun sequence DNA harbors:
- the APOD gene encoding apolipoprotein D isoform X1, translating into MMTALLLFSALASLFSAADGQAFHLGKCPTPPVQENFDVHKYLGRWYEIEKIPVSFEKGSCIQANYSLMENGNIKVINQELRPDGTVNQIEGEATQANLTEPAKLGVKFFWFHSFLPFGPIFHLTLTSWAMTFPWLGPWLWRSSSQRKSLDSNGEVMPSAPYWVLATDYENYALVYSCTTIVWLFHMDHVWILGRNPYLPPETVTYLKDILTSNEIDIEKMTITDQVNCPEPL; encoded by the exons ATGATGACGGCGCTGCTGCTCTTTTCTGCTCTGGCCAGCCTCTTCAGTGCCGCAGACGGACAAGCCTTTCACCTTGGGAAATGCCCGACTCCTCCGGTGCAGGAGAATTTTGACGTGCACAAG TATCTTGGACGATGGTATGAAATTGAGAAGATCCCAGTGAGCTTTGAGAAGGGAAGTTGCATCCAAGCCAACTACTCGCTAATGGAAAACGGAAACATCAAAGTGATAAACCAGGAGTTGAG ACCGGATGGAACTGTGAATCAAATTGAAGGCGAAGCCACCCAGGCCAACCTCACAGAGCCTGCCAAGCTGGGAGTTAAGTTTTTCTGGT TTCACAGCTTTCTCCCATTTGGGCCCATTTTCCACTTAACTTTAACAAGTTGGGCTATGACATTTCCTTGGCTTGGACCTTGGCTGTGGAGGTCAAGTTCACAGAGGAAGTCTCTGGATTCAAACGGAGAAG TGATGCCATCTGCTCCATACTGGGTCCTGGCCACCGACTATGAGAACTACGCCCTCGTGTACTCCTGTACCACAATCGTCTGGCTTTTTCACATGGATCATGTTTGGATCTTGGGAAGAAACCCTTATCTCCCTCCAGAAACAGTGACCTATCTAAAAGATATCTTGACTTCTAATGAAATTGACATAGAAAAAATGACTATCACAGATCAGGTGAACTGCCCTGAGCCACTGTAA
- the APOD gene encoding apolipoprotein D isoform X2 yields the protein MMTALLLFSALASLFSAADGQAFHLGKCPTPPVQENFDVHKYLGRWYEIEKIPVSFEKGSCIQANYSLMENGNIKVINQELRPDGTVNQIEGEATQANLTEPAKLGVKFFWLMPSAPYWVLATDYENYALVYSCTTIVWLFHMDHVWILGRNPYLPPETVTYLKDILTSNEIDIEKMTITDQVNCPEPL from the exons ATGATGACGGCGCTGCTGCTCTTTTCTGCTCTGGCCAGCCTCTTCAGTGCCGCAGACGGACAAGCCTTTCACCTTGGGAAATGCCCGACTCCTCCGGTGCAGGAGAATTTTGACGTGCACAAG TATCTTGGACGATGGTATGAAATTGAGAAGATCCCAGTGAGCTTTGAGAAGGGAAGTTGCATCCAAGCCAACTACTCGCTAATGGAAAACGGAAACATCAAAGTGATAAACCAGGAGTTGAG ACCGGATGGAACTGTGAATCAAATTGAAGGCGAAGCCACCCAGGCCAACCTCACAGAGCCTGCCAAGCTGGGAGTTAAGTTTTTCTGGT TGATGCCATCTGCTCCATACTGGGTCCTGGCCACCGACTATGAGAACTACGCCCTCGTGTACTCCTGTACCACAATCGTCTGGCTTTTTCACATGGATCATGTTTGGATCTTGGGAAGAAACCCTTATCTCCCTCCAGAAACAGTGACCTATCTAAAAGATATCTTGACTTCTAATGAAATTGACATAGAAAAAATGACTATCACAGATCAGGTGAACTGCCCTGAGCCACTGTAA
- the APOD gene encoding apolipoprotein D isoform X3 → MMTALLLFSALASLFSAADGQAFHLGKCPTPPVQENFDVHKYLGRWYEIEKIPVSFEKGSCIQANYSLMENGNIKVINQELRPDGTVNQIEGEATQANLTEPAKLGVKFFWFHSFLPFGPIFHLTLTSWAMTFPWLGPWLWRSSSQRKSLDSNGEVLLQ, encoded by the exons ATGATGACGGCGCTGCTGCTCTTTTCTGCTCTGGCCAGCCTCTTCAGTGCCGCAGACGGACAAGCCTTTCACCTTGGGAAATGCCCGACTCCTCCGGTGCAGGAGAATTTTGACGTGCACAAG TATCTTGGACGATGGTATGAAATTGAGAAGATCCCAGTGAGCTTTGAGAAGGGAAGTTGCATCCAAGCCAACTACTCGCTAATGGAAAACGGAAACATCAAAGTGATAAACCAGGAGTTGAG ACCGGATGGAACTGTGAATCAAATTGAAGGCGAAGCCACCCAGGCCAACCTCACAGAGCCTGCCAAGCTGGGAGTTAAGTTTTTCTGGT TTCACAGCTTTCTCCCATTTGGGCCCATTTTCCACTTAACTTTAACAAGTTGGGCTATGACATTTCCTTGGCTTGGACCTTGGCTGTGGAGGTCAAGTTCACAGAGGAAGTCTCTGGATTCAAACGGAGAAG ttctactACAGTAG